The stretch of DNA CATTTAAAATGGCataaaaggtgtgtgtgtgtgtgtgtgtgtgtgtgtgtgtgtgtgtgtgtgtgtgtgtgtgtgtgtgtgtgtgtgtgtgtgtgtgtgtgtgtgtgtgtgtgtgtgtgtgtgtgtcattgggTGGCTCTGCAGATGATGTTCTTACAAGATAACACCACTGTCATTTCTTAGTGGTGGCTTAGCTACTGAAAATCTCACGATGACCTCACACAAACTCTGATGGATTTTTAAGATTAGTTGGTACAGCCTAGTCGTGCTGTCCAGACCTGAAGTGACCTGCCTCTCCACATCTCCCCCAGTGCTCCCCCAGGCTGCCTGGCCGCTGTGTGATAAGACTCTTATCATCCCACAGCACTGTCCTGTTTACACTCTCACATGGTTTATTTAGTGTAACTTACTGGCAGAGAAGGTGTTGTGTGTTAAGATGATTTACTTTACTGTGAGACGTTTAAATTTCCTCAGGTGACCATTGTTGGCAGTGCACCAGCCAATAAGCAGGGCCTCTGTGTGTAAATCTATTTGTAAGTCTATTTCTGTATCATTTTAATGTCAGTGTGATGAAGTCTCTTGATCTGTCAAGTATTTCTTTGCCACCCtttcttattttattcataaacaTCTCAGTTGATTGTGCAAAAATGGGATTTTTCAGCAGGCGTGTCATTTTAATGCAAGAAAGTTGCTTTGACTATGTTCTGCTCTGAAGCCCCTGGTCCTGGgtgagctttttttcttctttcttttttgatgTTGACAAAACCGGAATTTACAATAAAGACACAGAGGTAAAAGCTATCGATGCAGATATCACAATATGGAGAAATGGGGGGTGGAGATGAGTAACAGCTTCTTACATTCAGATACAGATTTTATGGCCCTGCAGTTGTCAGTTTCAGGGTGTATTGAGATGTCTATTCTAAAAGTGACTTTAAATACACTGAAGTtcattttatgatttaaatgtaatacTTTCCCTAATCAAAAGCAGGTGTATGATGTACAAAGTTGTTGAAGTAGTTATTTCCTACTCTGCTTCCTCTTTTAATGTGGCAGTTTCAGACATCTCAAACGCTTGTCATTGCTAAATCATTAACACAATCATTATCTATCGCCAAGTGAGAAAACACATAATGATGATGCATTTTGTTAATGTTATAGAGCCTGCACTCATATGATACAACCAAAGACAAAGATATGGACATGTTTGAGATCGCCACTTTTAAGACAACAGCTGTTTCTTTGAAGAGAGATCATCATATGTTAGTGTAGGTGCTTTCACACAGTGTCCAAGTCTGTTTTATATCGAGGTGAATTGCTTTCAACTGAGCAACCTCCATGCATCATTATAAAAAAACCTTGATTCATATTTCTAAAGTCAGTAAATAAATGTCATGAAGGTTATCTGTTTGTGATGGAAAGCCACTGAATCACTGTGGAGTTTGAAAGATGTGTTATTTTCCAGGCAGGGACACTCTAACAGAAGATGTTATCGAAATGCATTTTGGGAAATGaaggatccagtgtttttgtCTCATAGTTAATACTAAAAGACAGGAGATATTGGCCTTTGCTGCACTGGTTttccattatttaaaaaaaatctgtcccttaattgaattgaattcagttttatttatatagcgccaaatcacaggCACTtctcacatagagcaggtctagactgtacccTTTTAATTGAATTAAACAGTTAACTTAAGTGTCTGAAATTAACACCCGCCTAGCATCAAATGTGGGtagattttctttttgaaggctaaataataaagtttataCCAAAATAGTCACAGTATAAAACATCTGGCACGATGGCTCTGAGGAAAATTcctcatgtttgtgtctgtacagTGTAGACACGCACACCATATGTGTTTTTAGGTGTGTCTAAACAGTGCTGTGATGTATGAGTGCGTGAGACAGTCTGACACTGTGTAAAAACAGAGAACATacagtgtgagcagcagcagtagtgacTGCTGCGCCTGTGCATCAACACAGGAGACGTTCAGGTGCAATGTTGAGCATAGGTCAACTGTGTTTTGGAATTGCTCGGAGCCCAGTTGCAATGAATGTAGTTACATGTTTGTATTCAACATAATACCATCATGTTACCTCAATGAAATGTACTGAAATGTTACATGAAAAGGCAGTTTATTGTTATGGCTGGTAAAAAATATGCTTGGTATGTTGTTTTCATCCACCAGTCACCTTGAAGCCTTGCAGAATTGTTTATTTTGGACACTGCTTGACTTCATGGAAGTGCAATATTACATTTCTGAAGTTCCCCTAAAAACAGTTAAATCAGTGAGCATCAGTTTGGTGGGACAAACCTGATTCTCTTACACTTATCTGTGATTTAATAAGTCCTGTTGTCATAGCTAAGCTGCCCATTTACAATGAAATACCAACTGAATATGAGTTTCAGTGTacacttttatttccttttatttccgtttaaatgtaacattgtccatcagtcaaactttattaacatgaaaatataaaataaataagagaattaaaaaataagGCAGTTGAGAAAATGTTCATGAAAAGTTAAGTAAAACTAAGTTAAATTGATTAAAAAGaccaaattaaaataaaatgagagatAAAAAGTTAGACTAAAACTACAACAAAAACGAATAAAATTGATgagaagataaaaaatataGAGTGAGATccataataaaataacacaaaaataaggtagaataaaaatgtaaacattaaaaacaacttgCGACCCCTACAAGTGTCTGCTGCTTCTGAGGATCCGTCCACTACTTGGAGTCGTGGTGCAGTCCCTCTCATGGAGCCGGCAGCAGTGACGGAGCGGACAGCAGCCAGATGTGCAACACTGCAGCTGTCACATTGTAGACTTTCAGCTGTCTGAATCATCATTTCAAGTTCATCTAGTTCATCTTGTGCAAACCTTATCTCATCATGCAATATTTGAACTGTAAATGTGTTTAGTAAACTTGAGTGAGCCTTGCTTGGGTCTGAAGTGTGTGGAGTTAGAAAGAGGTGAGGTTAGCAGCCTGCTCCTGCTTGAGTTGCATTGTGGTTATTGTAGACGCCAAGTTTTAATAGAAAGCGTGGAATAAAAAAGATATCTCATTCTGCtgtgtcatttttattaaagaaatGCAATGCTGAATCTGCACAATCCTCTTTTAATTTGAGGAAATAaagcgatttttttttttcacgagAAACCACCACAGGAGGACATGAACATTATCTCTTCAATGGAGAAGTTGCGGCTTTGCTTTCTCGCTACAGTCAGTGTAATTGACGTTGTTAACTATGCAGTCATTTCATTCCAGCTGCTTGCTTCTGCTTTACTGTTGTTACTGCTGTAGACacaatgaatgatttaaaacttTATGTGTCTCCAGCTGCAGCGTGAGCAGCAAAATGTCTGAAACAGTGACATCTGCTCTGCGTCTTTATGTTTTACTATAACTGAGAGCATGTAGATGTTTCAGTTGCTGCAGCGCTACATGGAAACAAATCATGTGTAATGCAGTCAACCAGATTAACCCTTAtctccctgtctttctctcagCGAACACATACTTCTTCATGGTGCAGGCTCAGGGCATCATGTTGAGGGACAATGTGAGGACCATCGGCCAGATGATCCGATTGTACACCAACAAAAACAGCACGCTCAACGGGACGGGTGAGTGACAGTTCACTCTGAGCTTCACTTTCACTGAGTTACATTCACTGTGGCCCAACCGCTCTACACTTCAGCTCAACTGTATTTCCATCTTGTTTACAattgtgtttgtcatttttaaagataataCAACGTGCTAAGGACCCAGATCAAAACATCACATGAGGGGCCTGCATGTACCAGCATGCATTGCACATGACAGGGTCCCCGCTGATCCTTAAAGTCTTAAAGGCTCTgaaatttagtttttgatattcatggttcaaaaatgtgtttaaaatgtctgGAATTGTAGGAGTTATGGCATTAAATTTAATTTGAGTGaaattatatttgttcagtttatcaataatttataattattattatattttctgattgttttacatgaccaaccaatcaacttattaattaaagtaaaaaaacaatcagcagTTGGAtgtataatgaaactaatcattagttgcagccctgtaTAAATGAGCTCCATTTCAacccactacaacagtaaatcctgcttttgcattattatgtctcataatgtattatgtatgaGTACAACAGTCATATGTGAAACTTTTCTGAAATGAGTACTTAGTCATTGGAAAAGTGTACCAGGCTTTAAATCTCTATCACACCATCTACCACAATGAGGCGTTTGTACTTCCCTGTTTGAAAGTGTAACCACAGTGGCTACCTTGTTCTTAGATTGTAAGCTTTTACGGTAGCTGTTGGTTACATTTGATGTAATTGCAGTAAAAAGTACAACATTGTACTTTTGAAATGTGCCATAATAACAAAATCTCATATAAAATCAAAGAAACTTGTTTgatgcaaacaaaaaaatgtaatggtgCAATGAGCTGTAGTTACCCATCATactgttttttcacttttacaacACATGTATACACGTTCTGCTGATGTGTGTAATGTCGCTTGTGTTGTATTGCAGACTATCCTGATGGCAGTAACTCCAGTGAATACCTGGTCCAGCCAACCACGTACCTCCCCGAGAACTTCACCTACGCCCAGAACCTCCCCTGCCCAGAGCGATTACCTTCTATGAGTGAGTAGACTGTCACCAAAAACATCAGTTAACTATCAGATAAATCAGTGGAGGCAAGTAAAGTCACAAGCTCCCTGATAACATTCAAATGCATTACGAGCATGAGAGCATGACGTTGaagtttttttcttcacacatgTGTGTTTAGCTCAGATAGCGTAGCCTCTTTGATAATGACTTTGATTATGGCGCAGCGAAAGAATAAAAATTAAGATTTCCGTTGTGAAATATGCGGAGGAGAATAGTGGAGAAGCGGCCGCGAGCCATTTTTCTGTGGACCCCATAAGGGTGAGGGAGCTTCAACACCTGTCAGAACAAGAGAGCGGCTATCGTCTGGACTACTGAAAAAAGTGATGACTGATTTAAAACTTGTGAATTATCTTACAATTGTTTTGTTTACTTCGTAATTTCTGCCCATTTTTCAACACGTTTTTGTTCATGACCTTTGCCTCACATAGAAAAATTTTTTTTGGCCCGAAGCTGAACCCTTAATTCGGGCAACTACCGGGTAGGTCTGCGTACGGTGTGTAAAGACCAAAttcccatgtgtgtgtttggcatgaTGTTTTACTTGAATAACTACGTTGTAGAATGTAGACCCTATTTCACTAGTATTGCTggacaagatttttttttttgtgaggaaGTAATTAATCGCTTGTCCCAAATACCCTGGATTCAAACACACGCCTAGTCTCTTAATGAATGAGATAAATAATAGCCCAGACTATTGAGATCAACTTAATAGCCCGGgctattatttgatattttacggtaatgtgttaataatttCACACATAAGTCGCTCCAGAGTATAAGTCGCACCCCCGGccaaactataaaaaaaactgcgATTTATAATCCGAAAAATACGGTAATTGAAAAATAATCGgcagatgaattgataatgaaaataatcgtttGTTGTAGTCCTAGAAcagtatttgcatattcatagattatgTATTTGTATTCCACCATGCTGGTGAAAGCTTTGGCTAGAGGAATTATGTTTTCAGGTTGTCCATCCATCTCATATTCATGAATGCAATATCTTAGGAACGCTCTGAAGGAATTTCTTAAATTTTAGTACAAATGTCCACTTAAAGATGAACTGATACGATTTTGTTGCatgaaggtcaaaggtcactgtgtCGTCAGAAAACATGTATTGGCCATAACTCAATAATTCATGCTGTAAATAATTTCACAGAGATGTCTAGTATGGTAGAATGAAGTCATCCATCCAAAAGGTCAAAAGTCAACATCATTGTGTAAATTctttaaatattgcacattaTTGGCAACTTCACTACATGTTTCTTGCATGTGAAACAAATCTGTCAACTGGCTGTTTCAGGCTtaatggagacaaaaaaaacaatgtttgagGTCAATTTTGCATCCAGGTCATAGCAGACTAGCGTGTTAGTGACAGACTTGTTGGCCCAGCAGTATCATTCACTATCCTCCACATCCTCAACTTTTCTGGATAATGCAAGTTCCCACATTTCCAGATTTCAAatgttttccctcttttccaGAGGATATCCACTGTCTTTATCTGTAGACAAAGGGCCAATAGCCCAGACAATGCTTTCTGGTAGGAAACGGTTGTGTACTTGAATGAAACTGCACACTGACTGGCTGTTTTTGCATTTATTCCAGATGTCTGTCACATTGTTAGATCTATCCATATCgagtgaaaaatgtccaaattgtATCATTGATATTGACACAAATTTCATCGCATTACCCTATGGATAGCATTTTGTCATCCAGCCCTACATCAGACACAAATGAGcagaatatttttatatgtgttaAAATATGTCTGCAATACTTAAGTTGCACTGTGGTTTATCTAAAAGTATGTTGTTGTATGTTGGTACTGGTACTACATTCAGGAATAATatacagaataataatataCCCAGAAATAAATGACACGCAGTAGGTTTGATATGCAGCTGTCTGGTGATACTGATGTTTCAGTGGAATAACCtcccccccctaaaaaaaaaccctctttgtCCTCAGAGGGCCTTATGGAAGTGAACATGACAGAGATCCCCATGGAGGAGATAGAAATTAAGTTCTCCAAGTTTTTTGACATTGAGTTCGGAGGCCATTGGAAACCAAAGGACTGCAAGCCTCGCTGGAAGGTTAGTGTATTCTTATATTTGGATAACTACAGCATATGATGAATGAAGTGACGGGCGTGTTCTTACACTCTATGTTTGTGCTGTCGGTGCAGGTGGCCATCCTGATTCCATTTAGAAACCGCCATGAACATCTACCCATCCTTTTCCATCACCTCATCCCTATGCTGCAGAGACAGCGACTGCAGTTTGCCTTCTACGTCATTGAACAGGTACAGTCTTGGGTGGATGTCAGTGCTATTGAATTGGCACAACCCTAATCAAATTACATGTGTGTTAGTACGTCACATAAATAAGATGATGGGAGTGTGGAGGCCTTACAGCACCAATGAGTTTTCATCATATTGGTTATGTTTGTTTAGAGTGGGAGCCAACCCTTCAACAGAGCCATGCTGTTTAACGTGGGTTTCCTGGAGGCCATGAAGGACTTGGACTGGGACTGCCTGATCTTCCACGATGTAGACCACATCCCTGAGAACGACCGCAACTACTACGGCTGTGGTCAGATGCCTCGCCACTTTGCTGCCAAACTGGATAAATACATGTACATGTGAGTAGAACAGACTCGAGACTTGATGCTAGATACTGAAGCATCTACATCCATGTCTaacttctgttgttgttgttgttgtcagtcTCCCATACAGCGAGTTCTTTGGTGGTGTGAGTGGACTCACTGTGGAGCAGTTCCGTAAAATCAACGGCTTTCCCAATGCATTCTGGGGATGGGGAGGAGAGGACGATGACTTGTGGAACAGGTTAGTCCACCAGTAGATGTACAGTGGCTTTAGAAAGTATCAGAGTAGGAGGGAGAAGAAGTTTCCATATACAGTGGagtccaaaagtctgagaccatGTGTCAAATATTTTGACGTAAACCTGGAAATAACCAGAAAGTTCGAGGATTaagaaacactgaaaaacacaagaaGTTACGTCAtgtaaaatgaagaaatattgAAGATTCTGCACTGACTATCTCCTTTTGTACAAAAGGTCAGATGTTCTTCAGTTGTATCTTTTCTATTATAGCATACACTTACATAACACGCATGTAGATTTTATCTAGTCATCAGAGGCTCAATCAAGTAACTCATCTTGCAGCCACATTTCACTTGTTATAAATATGACTATACCTCGGAGTTCCAGTAGATCATTGCCTCCTAAGTAGCATTGTGATAGTGGGAAACATGGTATAAGAACTACATCGGCATCAAATGGTTATTATAAACAAAGAGAGGCTTTCTGAGCATCAAATCATTGGTTTCTAAAGGTAACCAAAGGTTTCTAAGAATACTGTCAAAAGAAGACTGTCTTGTAGGAGTGGAAACAAGGAGTGGGTAAAGAAATACCAGCATTTCACAATGGATGACTGGAAAAAAGTCTTATTTGCTGATGAATACAAGTTTGAGATGTGTGGCAAGTCAagccagttttatttatatagtgcttaATTACAATAGAAGTTATCTCAGGTTCCTTTTTtatatagagcaggtctagactataattgtttaatttataGAGGCCCAGTATCCCCCATGAGCAAGTACTTGGCAACAgaggcaaggaaaaactccctttttaaTGGGGAGAAACCTCGAACAGAACTGGGAGGGAACAGGGATAgatagagagcgagagagagagagacaatgtaTGACTAATAATAGGAGCGGTGGGTGTCAAGTTGGACCCCAGGGGCAGCACACGGCCTACAACCACAGATCCGATCTCCGGTTCTGGAGGCAGAAATACTTGCAAGACGAGAAACTacacgagagagagaggctgcagaGTTAGTAACATGCATTAACACGAATGTGtacagagagaaaggagggagtcaTGGGAAGCCCCCTGGCAGTCTCTGCCTATAACAGCATAACTATGGGCTGGTCCAAAACAAGCCTGGGCCTGCCCTAACTAACAGCTAGTTTTAAGCCAACTCTTAAACATAGAGAGGGTGTTGGCCTCCTGTTCTACCTTTTGGAGACTCTAGGAACCACATACAATTCTAGTGGGGTAACAAGGTACTATAAGCGCTTAAAGATATGATGGTGCCTGACCATTAGGGGCTTTATAGGTGAGGgggattttaaattatattctggattttacaggaagccaatgcagccaagttaaaatggaagaaatataatcattttccctagtttttgtcagtacaTGTGCAGCTGCATTATGGACCAGCTGTAAAGTCTTTACAGAGCAGCTTGATAATAAGGAATTCCAATAATCCAAGCTACAAATAACAAATGTGTGGGATTAGTTTTCTGCATCTTTTCGAGACAGGATGTGCTGCTAACCTTTTGCTTGTTCCGCCAAAAAAAAAGGCTActcttgaaatgtgttttatgtgggagtTAAAGGACAAATCCTGCTCATAGATTACTCCCAGATTCCTTACAGtagtgctggaggccagagtaattcCATCCATCAATATTAGCTATATCATGAGCTAATGTGTTTGTAAGGTTTTAGGTCCAAGCACagtaactttttttgtttgtttttgtcagagTTTAATAGCAGGTCACCCAGGTCTTTATGAACAGAAGGCATGCTTGTAGTTTAGTTTAACTGATTGGTTTCATCTGGCTTCACTGATAAATATAAATGGCTATCGTCTACATAACAATGAAAGTGTATGGAGTGCTTCGGAATAATATGAGCATATATATAAAgtgaatagtattggtccagtATCTAAGCCCTGTGGAACTCAGCTCGAACCAACTGGGAACAGATTGAGTTAGTTAATCTAATGTCAGTGAAATGTTCCAGTCTCTTTAATAGGACATGATAGTCAATGGTGTCAAATGCAACACTATGATCTAACAAGACAAAGGGAGAAGTCCTTTGTCTGATGCAATTACTGTAGGGAGTCATTTCAGCAAAACACCCAGATCAAGAGTATGCTTTTTAAGAAGAGATATAATTACAGCTACttttaaaggactgtggtacatctAACTATAAAGAAGGAATCTTTATGTATGCATGTCCTTTGCGTGTCTTAACATCTGTTCATCTGATGGACTTCACTCTTGGCAGATGTTTTGCCGAGGCCCCAAGGAAGTGCATTTTCAATTTGGACACTCAACACATTCAATATTAATAAACTCTGAATAAACATGTGATCAGTGAGCTGCTCAGCTCTGCAGCAGCGGGGCTTCTATTATAGAAAAACAGTCTAAATATATACAAGGTTTCAGCTGTTTCTAAGCTTCCTGTGCCTgttgagggcaggaggtgatgaATTTTGTGTCTAAAAGAAATGAAACCTCgggctgtttttattctcctctataaGTGATGAGTCTGGCATTACAGAAGACGTTCCAGTATCTTGCCACACTAAGTGCGATTATTCCAGTTGGGTGGAACACCATATTCACAATGTTTGTCTTCATTTACAGGTTTGAGAGTTTTAACCTCTTTTGCTTTATCGTGATGGACTGACTGATCATCTTGTTGATAGTGCTGCAGACTCAATGAATGACACTCAATGTCATTCATTGAGTCTGCAGCACTATCAACAAGATGATCAGTTTAGGAGAGACTAAAGTTAGCAGAAGAGTCCTCTGTTGTATTTAGACATAGTATTGAATTCAATGCTGATGGAATCACTTCTTTAAATGTAGTGACAGCGCTATCAGAAAGACATCTAGTGAACACCTGTTTGTCTAATGGCTTGTTGACCACTAATAGAAATGAATAAGTATTAGATAAATAACGATCTGATAAGAGGGTTCTTTGGAAGAATTATTAAATGCTCAGTTTTGATGCCATGTGTCAGAACAGAACAGGGTCAAGGGTGAGGTTAAAAGTGTTGTATTAAGAGTCTGAATGAAGCCTAGAGTCTAATAATGAGATACATGCAGTACTAACGGTATCAATATTAACATCCAAACTTTGCTTTATCTAGACTAAACTTAACTAGTGGTCTCACATGGTGTTTTCAGCACATTTTTTCACACTTATTTGTAAACAGATGACTCAAAATGAGCTCTAACTATcagaaaaacaaatgatgatgataacaggAGGATGAGTGTGAGTTTCAGACTATAAATACCTatgagggaaaaagaagaagcatgTTATTAGATTATCACCGATTTAGTCGGAACACAGTCATCTCTTGTCCAGCAGTGGTAAAGAAACAGGTGTTGCACGCCCTCTACTGGACATTTTTGGAAGTAGATAATTAGTTTCATGCTCcaaaatatttcataaaaacatgttactgttactgttggGGATAGAGTTTGATAGCATTGTTCAAGTTTGAATGGTAaaagatttgatttaaaaaataaaataaaaactttgctAGTGTCAAAGCtaaatgacccccccccccccccccccccccccccccccacagggTTCACTACGCTGGTCTGAATGTCACGCGGCCAGAGGGGGAGCTCGGAAAGTACAAATCTATTCCTCATCACCACAGAGGAGAGGTGCAGTTCCTCGGGAGGTAAGACAGCCAGTCTGTTATATCAAagcaggatgacatcatcataactcacacacactttcttaaAGGTGTTCTGAACAAGTGATGCTCCTTTATCCATACTGTGTGTATGAGCTGACTGGAAGCAGTTATTTGGTTTGTGTCATGAGTGTCAGGTCCACCAGGTGTCAAATATTGAATGAGCATTGTCTGTTTATGTAAATCTCCTGTCATGTCTGAATAAAACTgtaagaaaaattaaagagcaggttcacaatttttcaagtctgttttaaaccaacagtcaggagcataatacacttacaatggaagtgatggaggactaaatccacagtcctccttctgtgtaaacatggatttaaaagttgatgtaaagttaatatgaagcttcagcgtccaaatgagtcaaatcttcatcttctatgtttcaacgttacaatgtttttagtagcaaagttcctctttttgttactatacttccaccacagctcaacaggaaacactaagagggaatctgatgataaacagactgtaaatgtgtcagatatcactgatatgaataactcacactgatgaagctcaataggagctgatcatctactttaaatgagtgtgtggacactgtggatttagtcctccatcactttacattgaaatcacatttaaaggagatcttttaatagtcaggaatgattacagagaggaaaagtgtTTTATGATAGACATGAAAAATCACTTCTAACAGCTTGATGAGTAATAATATGAATGACTactataatgaataataatgatgttaaaAAGGGAAACTGAGAAAAATCACATCATAGTTATAATGAACACAGTATTTCCATGTAGTTGTGTTATTGTAACTAATAGTAGCTGTATGAGCGGCTGTGTGTCCCTGTCACTGACAGATCCACATCATGTAAACAGTCTAGATgcagtgtgtaaatgtgactgtgtgtgtgtcttcagg from Scomber japonicus isolate fScoJap1 chromosome 7, fScoJap1.pri, whole genome shotgun sequence encodes:
- the b4galt6 gene encoding beta-1,4-galactosyltransferase 6, whose product is MVNWRRLLRMSNRSFLAFIFFFSMSTTCLYFIYVAPGIANTYFFMVQAQGIMLRDNVRTIGQMIRLYTNKNSTLNGTDYPDGSNSSEYLVQPTTYLPENFTYAQNLPCPERLPSMKGLMEVNMTEIPMEEIEIKFSKFFDIEFGGHWKPKDCKPRWKVAILIPFRNRHEHLPILFHHLIPMLQRQRLQFAFYVIEQSGSQPFNRAMLFNVGFLEAMKDLDWDCLIFHDVDHIPENDRNYYGCGQMPRHFAAKLDKYMYILPYSEFFGGVSGLTVEQFRKINGFPNAFWGWGGEDDDLWNRVHYAGLNVTRPEGELGKYKSIPHHHRGEVQFLGRYKLLRYSKERQHLDGLNNVHYVPHTSLSSLYKNITVDLYPELAPIADY